ATCGCTGTACCTTCACTTGCGATTAAAGCAGGAACCGCACAGTTTTTGCGTGATGAATATGTAAAGCGACATTTTTCCGATGTTTGTGGTTATGGTACAGAAATTGAGGTTGGAGTACTAGAAACACCAAAAAACAAGAAAAAGGGGCGCTCCTATTTCCCGAGTGTTGTGAGCGACTTTGTAAAAGGTTCTTGCCAGAACACGAAGAAGATTTATGTATTATTAGTTAATATGCAACTACTTGTTGTCCGATCAAATGGTATGCTTAGCCGTGACGACTATGATTATGGAGTAGAAGGTTTTTATAGACCACTTGATGCTATTCGTGCAACAAACCCTGTTGTTATTATTGATGAGCCACACAGATTTTCTCGTGACCAGAAGGCATTTAAGGTTATCGTTGATGAAATAAAACCACAGTGTATTATACGCTTTGGTGCTACCTTCCCTGAAACTACAAGTGGACGTGGAAAAAACAAAATAACCGTAAAAGACTACCAAAACCTGCTCTATGATTTAAATGCCTGTGAATCTTTTAATCAAAATTTGATAAAGGGAGTAACGAAGGAGCATTTTGAACCGGTATCCAAGCGTGAAGAAAAGGTGAAAATCACTTCCATCACAAGCAAGGATTCTGTTACCTTTCAGTATAAAAAGCGTGATGAATCGACTAAAACATTTACTCTTAAAACTGGAGATTCACTATCTATCATTAATGAAGCTTTTGAGGGAATTACGGTTCATGCTATTGGTAAATCAACAGTTGAGTTTTCTAATGGTATTCAAAAGTCAACTGGTGAGGAATTGGATGTGGATATCTATATGACCTCTTATCAAGAGCAGATGATGCGTCTTGCCCTTGAGCGTCATTTTGAAACAGAAAAAACAAACTTCTGTGGTCGCAATTTCAAGATCAAGACATTGGCATTATTTTTTATCGATGATATATCATCATATCGACCAAACGAGGAAGGTAAAACCCCTTATCTATTGCAAGCTTTTGAGAGATTGCTTAAGGAACGGATAGAATCGGTGCTATCTACCCTCAGTGAGCATGATACAGAATATCGGGCATATCTGGAAGCAAGTCTTGCAGATATTTCTGCTTGCCATGCAGGCTATTTTTCACAGGACAATAGCGATTCGGATGAAGATATAGCAAAAGAAGTAGAAACCATCCTTCATGGAAAAAAACATCTTCTCTCTTTCAAGAATAAAGACGGTAGCTATAACACTTTACGTTTTCTATTTTCAAAATGGACACTTAAAGAGGGCTGGGATAACCCTAATGTATTTACGATAGCTAAACTTCGTTCTAGCGGAAGTGAAAATAGTAAACTGCAAGAGGTTGGACGAGGTTTACGTCTACCTGTAGATGAGAATGGTAATAGAATCTCCAATGAAGAATTCCAGCTTAATTATATTGTTGACTTCACAGAGGCAGACTTTGCTAAACGATTAATAGACCAAATAAACGGAGAAATTCCACAAGCTTCTTCTATTAGCGAAGAAAGATTGGAACAAGTGGCCAAGAAGCTTGGCATGACTTCAGATGAACTTTTTGATGCACTATATGATAAACATTACATAGACAGGCGATTAAATATAAAACCCGATACAAGGGACGCTTTCTTTGCAGAATACCCGGACTTTGCTACAGGATTGTCTTCAGGTAAGGTAAAAGACCGAAATGTAGCAAAACCAAGACCTGTAAAAATCCGCAAAGCTGTTTACAGTGAAATACGCGAATTATGGGAAGCAATCAATCAACGATACCTACTTTTCTATGATGATGATCTGGATGCTGATATGGCTAAAGTTGTTTTATCTTTGCTGGAAAAACCCGGTGTTTTTACAGACATTGTCATGACTAGCTCCAGAGATATCGTTAAGAGCGATGGCTCACAGATGATGATTGTTTCAGATACAGGCGCTCAATATATAGTATCCAAACCTATTCCCTACAATGAATTTCTTAAGAGGATCACAAATGCTACAAACATTCCAATTAAAATATTGCATGAAGCATTGTGTGAGTATGTTAAGAGGAATGGAACTATTAATCCAGAACATATTAATGAAAATTCTGTCAGCATGTTTATCCAACAATTTCATGACTGGAGAAGCAATAATTTGCAAGGTCGATTCCATTATGCAAAAAGCAATACACCTGTTGGTGCAACAGCACTCACCTATTCAGACGGTTCTCCACGTGAAGATATCGCACAGGGACGTATCGGCACAAAGATAGCTCCGGGAACACCAAGCGAGAAGTATTTATATGATGCTTTCGCTTATGACTCACCGTTGGAACAAAAAAATATTATGTCGGACATCGAAGAAGTCATTGTATATGGAAAAATTCCACGTAGCAGCATTGCCATACCAACTATTACCGGTGGAATGTACAGTCCAGACTTCATGTATGTTGTAAGAAAGGCTTCCGGTGAGAAAGAGCTTAACATTGTAGTCGAAACAAAAGACGTAGAAAATAAATCCGACTTACGTGGTACAGAAAAAGCAAAAATTGATTGTGCTCGTGTTTTCTTTGATATGCTCTCGAAAGATGGGTACACTGTTTATTTCCGTGATCAGTTAAACAACAAACAGATGGCTCAGATTATTAAAGAAGTATTGGCAGAGTAATTTAATTTAGGGGGATGAAAGGTTGAGGTTAGAAGCAATTGTAATTAAACATTATCGATCGATAGAAAGAGTGGCTCTTAAACTTCCTCCAAATAAGCCACTTGTCCTATTCGGACCGAATAACGCAGGAAAATCTAATATATTATCAGCTATAAATAGAATACTTGGTGAAAGATATCCAACTTATATTGAGATGTTGGAAAGTGATTACTTTAAACGTAATCAAAATGAATATCCTACCGCACATATTACCGCTAAATTTACTAAGCCTTTATATTATGATAATAAAGGAAATGGATATGACGTTATAGCTGTAAGTTATGGTTATAATGGACAGGCTAATAATAATCTTTTGCACGATGGCAGTGGAAATAAAATATATCCCACAAACGAACAGCGTTCTGCCTGTCAGTCCTATTTGATTGATGCTGAAAGAAATATCCAGAGTGCTTTTAATTATAGTAGTAGCTACTCTCTGTTAAGTAAGTTTTCAAAGAAGATACATGAAGCCTTAAGTACAGAGCATAAAGATGAATTATCACAAGCCTTTAATCAAATTACAGCATCCTTTGAACAGACTGATGAATTCTCTGGTTTTTTTAATCGATTTTCTGAAGCTCTAAAGGGGGCGGTAAAAGGATTTGTTCATTCATTGGCTGTGGATTTTTCAGCCTATGATCCAAACAATTATGCAAAGTCACTTCGGATCTATGCAAAAGAGGGAGATAATATTCGTGGATTTGAAGAATTCGGCACTGGTGAACAGCAAGTCTTATTAATGGCTTTTGTTAAAGCATATATGGAAGTATTCACTGGTGAAAACTTTGTGTTGATTATTGAAGAACCAGAAGCCCATCTCCATCCCTTAGCTCAAAGATGGTTAAAGGAATATGTTGTAGATATGTGTTCATGTGGCATTCAAGTAATCATTTCAACACATTCCGCAGAATTCATAGATGCAGAATACTTAGATGGACTTGTACGAGTACATAAAGAAGGTGGAGTTACTAAAGCAATACAACTATCCGCTCAACAACTTTGCGATTTTTGTATAGGGTCAGGTGTTCCAGAGAATTGTGTGTCACCAGAAAACATAATTGATTTTTACTCAACAAAACTATTTTCAGACCAGTTAAAAGGAATGTTTGCAGAAACAATCATATTAGTGGAGGGAGCTACTGAATATTTTGCTCTGCCAGTATATTTAAAACGTAGTGGGTATTCTTTAGCTGAACATGGAACCGAAATTGTTAATTGTCGTGGTAAGGAGGCAATCCCTTTGTACTGGAGGTTATTTAAAGCATACGGTTACAATTGTTATGCCATATTTGATTGTGACAGGAATGCATCAAAGACTAGGGATGTGTTTAATGGCATCTTTTGCGAAGAAGAATGGGATACAGAAACTGAAAATTGTATTGTTAGAGCCGATTATGCATACTTCGGTAAAGACTTTGAATCCTATTTGCGTACAGCAATAGATGACTATACTTCAATGGAACAAACCATTTCTGAAAAATATCATATTTCTTCAAAACCAGGAAAAGCTAAAGCTATAGCACAACATATAGAGGAAATTCCTCATTTTATTAAGGATATTGCAGATAAACTATTAATTATAGAACTTTTGGGACAAAATTAGCTGAATGTAAAAAAAGACCACACAGGAGTAAAAAACTCTTATGTGGTCTTTTTTGCCCCGCTTGAAGCTGTTCATTTAAGTTTTTCTTCAATCCCTAAGTGAACGCTCCATTAAGCTCCCTTTTTTATTCATCTACTTTCTCATAGGTCTTTTCAAATATATTAGGCTTACATGGATAGAATTCTCCATTTATGCCCTTTATAATATAATCGCCTATACTAGCTTTCATTCTTCCTTCTAGCGTATTAATATATAAAACACCTTTTTTATATTGATATCCCCTGCCATTTCCTATAAACTCATCAATAGAATTTATATTATGCCCATTATATTTTTTAGCTTCAATTACAACAGGTTTCTTTCTATACTTAGCCATTGTTTATCATTCCTTTATCACTTTCTTATCTAATAAATATGCAGATTTTTATTTATAGGCAATAAAATATAAAAATTATTTTAAATTAGTTATTCAAAAATATATTCCAGGTTTCTATTTTCAAAACTCCATCCGTAGGTCTTTCCCAGTTCTTCTGGAGTTCGGTTACAGCTTGGAAAGTTGGTTCGTCATACAACATTTGGGTGTAGGAATTTTCCTTTAAATATTCATATTGTTCTAGTTTCTGTTGAATCCATAGGACTACATGAGACTTGTGGCCTTTTACAATGATATCCTGAATTCCTTTTAATGCTGCCATAGTAGCCGGACCTGCTATTCCATCTATAACTAACCCTGCATTATAATCAATGTTCAAGTTATATTGGAGTGCTTTAATTTGCTCTACAAGTGGGTTTGGTTTTACTGGTTCACCTGTAGAAATGCTATTATAAAATGCTTCAGACATATAGTTTAAATCCAGGTACCCACTTATTCCTGGTATCTGCCCTTTTTCTGTATACTGCCACATTGCATAATCAGGCCATAATACAGTACTTGGACTGCTTACTCCATAATGAGCTACCCATAGAGGATACTTTGTTATACTGCTGTTTAAATATGCCTTTATATAACTTGGATTACAATAAATAAGTGCAGGTGCTATAGAAGATACTATTTCTAGGAAAGCCAAACACGCTTCTGTCATGTCCCCGGAACACTGCTGCTCAAAGTCCAATATTACAAAGTCTGGCTTGACTCCTGCTGCAATCTGTTTAAAAAAGTTTGCCTCCTGAATAGCCTTTGCTATGGTTGTAAATCTGGCAAAATGATAAGCCCCGGTTATAAATCCCAGGGCTTTAGCTTTAGCAATATTGGCATTATAAAATTTATCTATAAAGGTACTTCCCTCTGTGGCCTTGGCTATTAAAAAGTTGTGGCCAGCATTTTTAATTTTGTTTATATCTATAGAACCATTTAAATTACTTATATCTACTCCTTTAATCATACGATTTTCCTCCTATTTATTTTTTAATTGTTCTAAAGCTTCTACTATTTTTTTCGGGAGTGGAAGTCCACTCTTCCCGCAATTTTCAAAGATAGAGATTCCTTCGTTTGCAATGTAATAGTAGCAAACCACTGTTCTAAATATCCATGTACCCTCATTTAAGAGCCTGTCAAGTAAAGTACCTACAGCTAGAACCACAAAAATTTCAGATTTTCTTAATATACCTTTAAAGCCTGTTTGAGAATTTACCTTGCCTGTTATATAGGCACTAAATACTCCGGTACCATAATCTAAAACCATAAAAGCAGCTAACACATATAGGCAAATGTCCCAACCTCCAAAAATAAACGTCATAATTCCCCCAAAGGTACTTATAGATAGGTTAAAAACTCTTTGATGATCCACTTTAAACCTCCTATCTAGTTATTTTTAAGCATTAAAAAAAGCCTTAGACCTTCTAAAACTCCTTATATTCTCTTTATTGGTTCAGCATCATCATTCATTTGGGTTGCTTCTCCAGTTCCCCAGTTCGCTGTAACTTTAACCTCAACTGCTCCTGTTTCAATTATGTTTGCCTTTTTTCCCATGTTCTCACTCCTTTCTATAAGTATTTCAAGGTAAAATAAAAAAGCTATCTCTAGCTCCTATTTTGCCTTGTGGTTTATTCTGTATAATCCTGGCCGGTTATGGTTTTAAATTCATCTGTAGTTATAATACTTTTACTTGTTGCCTGTTTTACCATATCTAAATTTACCCAACTATTCTTATAAACCATGCTCCAAAAATTAAAATATTTACTCATTTATATCATCCTTTCTTATCCTAATTGCATTTGTGCAATTGTTTGACTTAGTGTTTCGACCTGGCTTGCCAGATCTGCATTTTGGAGAGTTAAATTTGCTACGGTTTGGGCTAAAACTTCATTTTGACTAGGCTGTTGATTTATATTCTGTATATTTTGAGTCTCTATTTTATATTGTTCTTCTGTAATTTCTTCTACATCTATTAGTAATGATGTTAATTCCTCATTTGTTGCACATACAGAGTATGTTATAAATAAATTGCACCTTTGACTTCCGGCTATAAATTTATCTATATCTAACCCTTTATAATCTGGTTGATTAAATTGATTCCAAAAATTATTTATTTTTATATATTTCATTTACTTCTCACCTTCCTAAATTAATGCATTTAATAGCACGCCATATACTTTATTTTCTTTACTATCGGTTTTAGTGAGGGTTCGTGTAGTAACAGTACCTACAGTGGAAATCGTAGATATAGAAGTATTTTCACCATTATCAAATAGTAATATTGCTCCACCTTTACAAGGTATTAATAAATTAGCACTATAACCAGTGCTAATATTAGGAACTGTAACGCTATAAAGTAATGTTCCACTTAAATTATAAATATCGCAAGTAGCAGGGTGGATAAAGAAAATTAAACTATGATATTCATTTATACATCCCAAAAGTCCTGTTCCATAATAAGTAGTCGATATTGTTGTTATAACCGTTCCTGATTTATTGGTTATTTCTATAGTTTTAGCAGGATATGTTTGTCTCATAATATAGTTTTTAGATGCATGAAAGAACATGCCATTGCCACCTATAGTAAGTGTTTTTGTAACAGTTCCACTTGAATTAAGCAGTATAGCTGTTCCATCATTGCCTGTTCCTTGCATAAACCACATACCTTCTCCTTCTACAAAACCAATAGGAGTTAATTTATTATAAGAAGATCCTGAAGGTATATTTAACAAATAATTGAATATATCTTGTTTTTCTTTTAATGCTCCTATTATACCAAATTCACTAATTCCTTCTTTAATATTCTCAGGTTTCAAATTTGGCTCACCTTTAACTTTACCACTACCATTATGATATCCTGCCGAAATAATTTGATCGGCTGTTCCTGGTGTAAGTGTCACTGCCCCTCTATTCGGCATGGTCCCGGTCTGTCCTGCAATAGTTGTTCCAGATAAAACATTGGCTACAGGAACCGTAACTGCACTTACTTTTCCACTACCATTATGATATCCTGCAGGTATAGTTTGTGCTGAACCGGAAGGTGTTATAGTTACAGCTCCTTTATTTGGCATAGTTCCTGTTCTAAGTTGTCCATCTGAATTGCTGAACTTTATTCCACTAAGTACCTGACTTTCCACAGCATTTCCTTGTCCTCTGGCTATCGCATTTATAGCAGCTATAATATCATCCCATGTGGCATCACTGCCTAAACTGCCTCCTTTACTGTTAACGGCACTAATCGCATCAGCTTTTACGTTAGTGCCAGACTGAAAAACCTCGTTTATCATCTTAATAATATCAGTTTTCTCTGTAGTTGCAGGTGTACCATTTGCTGTATGATTATTTACCGTTGTTGAATTTCCTCCGTTTGCAGGTAATGAACTTGGGAAATCGGTTATCTGTGATTTTGTATGAGTATGAGCCTTTGGTGCCTGTGCATTTACCCCACTTGCATCTAAAGTTGCTACTCCACTGGCAGTCCCCATCTCTGTTCTTTTTACCTGTGCATCATTTGTTACATTTCCCAATCCTACATCACTCTTTGTCGTTCCATGAGGATTGGTACCACTTCCAGGGTGAGTGTAAACTGTTTTTTCTGTTCCATTTATTTTTATGTTTCCATTAGTACTAGACTGCTCTACTTTATTTGCTCCTGCACTTATGCCATCAAGTTTTACTTTATCCTCTTTTGCCATTCTTCCGTCTTGTGTAGAAGATGCTTTTTTTACTATTTCAGTATCTGCTATATCCGCATTATAGTTTAAATCGTCTATATTTACTACGTCCGTACCTTCAGGCTTTTTAAATCCTAAATTCGCTGTTGTCTTCATTTAGTTCCCTCCTATCCATCATAAACTTTTAGA
This window of the Clostridium kluyveri DSM 555 genome carries:
- a CDS encoding type III restriction-modification system endonuclease; the encoded protein is MELILQRGLPHQQKAVDAVSAALNGVQIASPVQFYENPSISLSDPKLAANIREIQKNIPAEYRSSMPISDCLNIDIKMETGTGKTYVYTHTIYELHKRYGLNKFIIAVPSLAIKAGTAQFLRDEYVKRHFSDVCGYGTEIEVGVLETPKNKKKGRSYFPSVVSDFVKGSCQNTKKIYVLLVNMQLLVVRSNGMLSRDDYDYGVEGFYRPLDAIRATNPVVIIDEPHRFSRDQKAFKVIVDEIKPQCIIRFGATFPETTSGRGKNKITVKDYQNLLYDLNACESFNQNLIKGVTKEHFEPVSKREEKVKITSITSKDSVTFQYKKRDESTKTFTLKTGDSLSIINEAFEGITVHAIGKSTVEFSNGIQKSTGEELDVDIYMTSYQEQMMRLALERHFETEKTNFCGRNFKIKTLALFFIDDISSYRPNEEGKTPYLLQAFERLLKERIESVLSTLSEHDTEYRAYLEASLADISACHAGYFSQDNSDSDEDIAKEVETILHGKKHLLSFKNKDGSYNTLRFLFSKWTLKEGWDNPNVFTIAKLRSSGSENSKLQEVGRGLRLPVDENGNRISNEEFQLNYIVDFTEADFAKRLIDQINGEIPQASSISEERLEQVAKKLGMTSDELFDALYDKHYIDRRLNIKPDTRDAFFAEYPDFATGLSSGKVKDRNVAKPRPVKIRKAVYSEIRELWEAINQRYLLFYDDDLDADMAKVVLSLLEKPGVFTDIVMTSSRDIVKSDGSQMMIVSDTGAQYIVSKPIPYNEFLKRITNATNIPIKILHEALCEYVKRNGTINPEHINENSVSMFIQQFHDWRSNNLQGRFHYAKSNTPVGATALTYSDGSPREDIAQGRIGTKIAPGTPSEKYLYDAFAYDSPLEQKNIMSDIEEVIVYGKIPRSSIAIPTITGGMYSPDFMYVVRKASGEKELNIVVETKDVENKSDLRGTEKAKIDCARVFFDMLSKDGYTVYFRDQLNNKQMAQIIKEVLAE
- a CDS encoding ATP-dependent nuclease translates to MRLEAIVIKHYRSIERVALKLPPNKPLVLFGPNNAGKSNILSAINRILGERYPTYIEMLESDYFKRNQNEYPTAHITAKFTKPLYYDNKGNGYDVIAVSYGYNGQANNNLLHDGSGNKIYPTNEQRSACQSYLIDAERNIQSAFNYSSSYSLLSKFSKKIHEALSTEHKDELSQAFNQITASFEQTDEFSGFFNRFSEALKGAVKGFVHSLAVDFSAYDPNNYAKSLRIYAKEGDNIRGFEEFGTGEQQVLLMAFVKAYMEVFTGENFVLIIEEPEAHLHPLAQRWLKEYVVDMCSCGIQVIISTHSAEFIDAEYLDGLVRVHKEGGVTKAIQLSAQQLCDFCIGSGVPENCVSPENIIDFYSTKLFSDQLKGMFAETIILVEGATEYFALPVYLKRSGYSLAEHGTEIVNCRGKEAIPLYWRLFKAYGYNCYAIFDCDRNASKTRDVFNGIFCEEEWDTETENCIVRADYAYFGKDFESYLRTAIDDYTSMEQTISEKYHISSKPGKAKAIAQHIEEIPHFIKDIADKLLIIELLGQN
- a CDS encoding glycoside hydrolase family 25 protein, giving the protein MIKGVDISNLNGSIDINKIKNAGHNFLIAKATEGSTFIDKFYNANIAKAKALGFITGAYHFARFTTIAKAIQEANFFKQIAAGVKPDFVILDFEQQCSGDMTEACLAFLEIVSSIAPALIYCNPSYIKAYLNSSITKYPLWVAHYGVSSPSTVLWPDYAMWQYTEKGQIPGISGYLDLNYMSEAFYNSISTGEPVKPNPLVEQIKALQYNLNIDYNAGLVIDGIAGPATMAALKGIQDIIVKGHKSHVVLWIQQKLEQYEYLKENSYTQMLYDEPTFQAVTELQKNWERPTDGVLKIETWNIFLNN
- a CDS encoding phage holin family protein, with the protein product MDHQRVFNLSISTFGGIMTFIFGGWDICLYVLAAFMVLDYGTGVFSAYITGKVNSQTGFKGILRKSEIFVVLAVGTLLDRLLNEGTWIFRTVVCYYYIANEGISIFENCGKSGLPLPKKIVEALEQLKNK
- a CDS encoding XkdX family protein, encoding MSKYFNFWSMVYKNSWVNLDMVKQATSKSIITTDEFKTITGQDYTE